The Gemmatimonadota bacterium genomic sequence AGTGCGCCCAGCGCCTGGCGCAGCTCCTTCCGCGTGCGGAGCGGGAGGGCGGCGAATCGGGCGTCCAGCGCGGCGCCGAGCGACGCAGCGTCGGGGCCGCCCCCGGCCGTTCCCGGGGCAATCACCTCCGCCAGCGCCAGCAGCGTCTCGCGCTCGGGTGCTGGGAGACGGTCGGTCATGATGACGCCCAAGTCGGGCCGTGCCCGCCATCCCGCAACCCGACAGGGACGGTGTGCAAGTTCGTGCGGGCGGTGACGTCTCCCAACGTGATCCCGACTGGAGACCTGATGCGTATTCGCCTGCTTGCCATGGTCGCGGCCTTCGCGCCGCTGCCCCTCGTTGCCCAGGGAAGACTCGTCCCTCGCGACTGTGCCCCGCCACCGTCCTGTCGTCCCGATGCAGAGTGTGCACGGCCGATGGTCCTTCCCTGTGCCAACCCACTTTCCCGGACCCAAAGCACGGTGAAGGTGGCCCTCGGTGATCGTGTGTTAAGGTGGGAGGTCACCGAGACGTTCGTGAACCGCGGCCCGCGGGTGGCGGAAGCCGACTACATCTTCCCCTTGCCCGCTGGCGCGGCGTTCGAGGACCTCAAGCTCTCGATCAATGGGGAATTGGTCGCCGGGGAGACGATGAGCGCCGAGAAGGCGCGTGGCATCTACGAAGAGATCGTCCGCCGGCAGCGCGACCCCGCCCTCGTGGAATGGATGGGGAGTGGGATGCTGCGCACCCGCATCTTCCCCATCGCGCCAGGTGAGGAGAAGAAGGTGGTCGTGCGCTACCAGAGTGTCGCGACCCGCGAGGGTGATGCGCTGCGCATCGACTACCGCCGCGGCACAGATCCCAATGCGGGCACTGCCCGGCCGGTGGAGCCCACGACGCGTGGTGGTGAACGCGAGGACTGGACCTCCTTCACCCTCGTGTACCAACGCGAAGGGCGCTACGGCGAGCCGTATTCGCCGACGCACACCCTGCGCACACGCGACGAGGGACGCACCCGCGCCGTGGAGGCTCGCGGCAGCGCGAGTGAGGTGGCCGTGTTGCTCCCGCTTCGCCACGCGGACGCCGCGAGCATCAACGTGCTGACTCACGCCCCGAGCGACGACGCCCGCGGCTTTGCGCTCTTTACGGTATCGCCCCCATCCACCCCGCGCCGCACGCTGCCGCGCGACGTGACCTTCGTGGTGGACGTGTCGGGGTCGATGCAGGGGAGCAAGATCCAGCAGGCGCGCGAGGCGGGACGTGCCTTGCTCGCGTCGCTACGTCCCGAGGATCGCTTTCGCATCGTCGACTTCTCCACCGATGTGCGCAGCTTCCGTGACGGGTTCACGTCGGCGACGGCGGCCAACCTCCGCGAGGGACGACGTTACCTGGATGGGCTCCGCGCTGAGGGATCGACGAACATCTCGGGGGCGCTGGAAAGCGCCCTCTCGGAGCGCACCGATGGTGAGCGGCTCCCGCTGGTGGTGTTCGTGACGGATGGCGAACCGACCGTGGGTGAACGCAATGCGGATCGGATCGCGGCGCTCGCCGGCCGGCTCCGCGGGCAGGCGCGGGTGTTTGCGATCGGGGTGAGCGCCCAGGTCAATGCCGGGCTCATCGAGCAGCTGGCCGTGGAGGGTCGCGGCACGGCACACTTTGTCCGCAATGAGGAATCGGTCGAGCGCACGGTCGCACTGCTGGCCTCGCGCCTCAACGCGCCGGTGCTCACTGATGTGCGCCTCACCGTGGATGGCGTGCGCCTCGCGCAGGTGCTGCCGAGCGGGACCATGGACCTCTTTGCCGGGCAGGACCTGGTCGTGCTCGCGCGGTACAGCGGATCGGGCTCGGCGCGTGTGCGCGTGACCGGAACGTCGGTGGATGGGCCAGTGACCTGGTCCACCACGGCCCGCTTTGTGGAGGATGACCGGCGCAACCCGTTCGTGGCGCGCCTGTGGGCGGCGCAGCGCATTGGATGGCTCGCAGCAGACAAGCGGCGAAATGGCGGTAGCCGAGAGCTGGACCGGGAGATTCGGTCGTTAGGCGAACGGTATGGCATTCCCACCGAGTTCTCGTCGTACCTGGTCGTGGAGCCCGGCATGCAGGTGGCGAGTCGGGACTCGGCCAGTCCGGCCAACGTCCAGCCGATGGTACTGCGCGACGCGATGGTAGGGGCCAGCGCGGGTGGCCGCGGGACCGTGCAGTCGGCGGCCGCACCCCCGATGGCGAGCAACGAAGTCCGCTTTGAGGCGGCCCGCGCGGCCGCGAAGCAGCGCGAACTCAAGTCGGCGGCCGACATCGACGAAAGCGAGCGTCGGGCAGATCGCCGTCAGGTCGGCGGCCGGCTCTTTACCCAGGCCAATGGGGTATGGACGGATGTGCGCTGGACCCCGAAACTCCGCCTCGTGACCGTGAAACCGTATTCGGCCGCCTACTTTGAACTCGTGCAACGCCTTGACCAACTTGCCGAGCCATTTGCGCTCGGGGATCGCGTGATCGTCGCGGGGCGCGCGGTGGCCATCGAGCTATCGCCGACCGGTGCCGAGCGCCTGACGGCGGACGCCCTGGCGACCATCGTGCGGGACTGGTAATCGCGACCATGCGCGACGACGAGCTGGAACGCCTCTTTCACCTCTACCACACCCCCCTCGTGCGGTACCTCACGCGGCGGCTGGGCGATCGTGACTGGGCGGAGGAGGTCGCGCAGGAGACGTTCCTGCGCGCCCTCCGGCAGGACCAGCTCACCAGCGAACGGTCGTGGCTCTTTGCGGTCGCGACCAACCTGGTGCGGGACGAGGCGCGGAAGGACGAACGCCGGCGCCGTCACCTGCAGTTGCTCGCGGACGAACAGCGTGATGCGGTGGTGGAGCCAGTGGTCGCCGACGCCGAGCGGGCGCATGAACAGGCGTTGGCCCGTCGCGCGGTAGACGCGCTGGCGGAGAAGGACCGGCTGGCGTTGCTAATGAAGGAAGAGGGGTTGAACTACACCGAAATTGCAGAGGCGCTTGGTCTGTCGGTGGGCTCGATCGGGACGACGTTGTCCCGGGCGCGCCGCCGACTGGCGGAGAGCTACGAAGCCATGCAGGCGGACGAACGCCGTGCCGCGGGAGGGAACGATGCACGCTGACGAGGGAACGATCCACGCCTGGCTGGACGGCGAGTTGCCGCCGGCGGAGGCTGCGGCGCTCGAGGCGCATGTCGCGAGCTGTACGACCTGCGCGGCCGCGGTGGCCGAGGCACGTGGCTTGGTGGCGGCCTCGAGCCGGATCCTGGGAGCCCTGGACGATGTGCCGGCCGGGGTGACGCCGGCGATCGTGAAGGCCGCGACCGCCGGGACGGCGCGAGCGCGCCAGCGCGTGTGGCGATACCCCCAGTTTGCCGCCGCGGCGGCGGCCGTGATCCTGCTGGTGGGGAGCGCGGTGGTCTACCGGCAGTCGGCGGTTGGGGTCCCGGCGGCGGCTGACGCGGTCACCATGCAGGAGGCCAGCGTCCCCGCCGTTGCCAACGCGCCTATGCCGGCGCCGACCGCCTCGAGCGCAGCTCCCTCCGTCGAGGCGGCCAGGCGCGAGGATGCGGCGCCTGTGTTGCCGATGCGGATGGCCGTTGCCGCCGGGCCTAACGACTCGCTCGCCAGGGAGGCCAAGGCGGTCGCGACCGCAGCGGCTGACGCGGCGCGCGCACCCGAGACGGATTCGACCAGCCGACGGGTCCTCGCGGATGCGGTGGTGACGAGTGAACGGGAGCGACTCGCTGGGGAACAGCGCGTCCAGCTCGCCGAGGCTCGGACTCCCGCGGCGGCTCCCCCGCCAGCGGCGGCGAAGCAGGCAGCCGGTGCGCGCAACGAGGTGGGCGGCGCTGCGGCGGGTCGCGCGTCGTTCAGTCGGGACGAGGCGGCGGTTCCCGGAATTGCTGCCCCCAGGTGTTTCGACCTGCAGCGGAGCGCGGCCGCGGTTACGGCCGGGGTGCCCCCTTGGTGCAGCTCACCGAGATGCCAGGGCCGACGGTCGGGGGGAAGGCAATGCGGGCCGTAGTGTCTTCGGCCGGCGCGGGGTGGTTCTGGTATCGTCTGATGGACGGCGGGTTGTTTCTGACACGCGTGGTGGATGGGGCTCTGGCGTATGAGGCGCGTTTTTCGGGCCTTGAGCGACGGATGTCGTCGGCACCGAGCGCGCCTGCGTGTCGCGTTGATCTGGCCTCCAGAGGCAATGCCCCTTGGTGGTCGCGTCTGACCCGGGTATTCCTTGGGGGTGACAAGACTCCGGCGCGGGATCCTCAGGCTGGCCGCACTCGTCGGCAGCACGGCCTGCTACAGCATTGGGCCGGGCTTCGACCCTGCTCGGCACCTCATCTATGTCGACGGGGACGGCGGGATGCGTCGCGCCCTGGACACTGCGGAAACACGAGGGACGTGGCGGGTGACCGGCGAGGTGCTGGACGACAGTAGCGCGCGCCAGGTGGTGGGCACGCTCATGGAGAACTTGCGCGCGAGCGCCCATGACACGATCACGGTCTACTTCCATGGCGGGCTCGTCACCAACCACTCGGCCCGCGTGGACGCCGCGGCTCTTGGCGCCCAGCTCGAGCGGGAAGGGCACTTTCCCCTGTTTGTCGGATGGGACTCCGGATGGCTTCCAACGCTTGGCGACCATGTCACGAGCGTGCGGCAGGGGCAGGTGTGGTCGCCGCTGGCCGGCTGGTTGTCGGCACCGTTTATCATTGCGGCTGACCTGGGGCGAGCGGTGACGCGTGCCCCGTTAGGCATGTTGCAGCAGGCGGCGGACTATTGTGCCACGTGGCGCGGGGCTCTTTCGGACAGCGTGCGGCGCGCGCGTGGCGACCATGCGTGCCCGACCTTCTCCGACGAGGTGCGCGCCCGTCGCGTCAACGTGCGTCGCGCGCTGGACCGTGAGGAACGCGGCGAGTCGCTGGATTCACTGCGCCTGACACTCGGGGACTATCACTCCACCTTTCCGCGGACCCTGGGGCGCACGGTATCGGCGTACGCGACCGCGATCCCGAAGGCGCTGGTGACCGGTCCGCTGGTGGATGGGTTTGGTGCGGGGACCTACGAGAACATGCTGCGACGCACGCAGACCATGTTTCGGCGCCGGGAGGACATGGCGCGGCGCTCGACCGTGACCGGGTAT encodes the following:
- a CDS encoding sigma-70 family RNA polymerase sigma factor, which gives rise to MRDDELERLFHLYHTPLVRYLTRRLGDRDWAEEVAQETFLRALRQDQLTSERSWLFAVATNLVRDEARKDERRRRHLQLLADEQRDAVVEPVVADAERAHEQALARRAVDALAEKDRLALLMKEEGLNYTEIAEALGLSVGSIGTTLSRARRRLAESYEAMQADERRAAGGNDAR
- a CDS encoding zf-HC2 domain-containing protein; the protein is MHADEGTIHAWLDGELPPAEAAALEAHVASCTTCAAAVAEARGLVAASSRILGALDDVPAGVTPAIVKAATAGTARARQRVWRYPQFAAAAAAVILLVGSAVVYRQSAVGVPAAADAVTMQEASVPAVANAPMPAPTASSAAPSVEAARREDAAPVLPMRMAVAAGPNDSLAREAKAVATAAADAARAPETDSTSRRVLADAVVTSERERLAGEQRVQLAEARTPAAAPPPAAAKQAAGARNEVGGAAAGRASFSRDEAAVPGIAAPRCFDLQRSAAAVTAGVPPWCSSPRCQGRRSGGRQCGP
- a CDS encoding VWA domain-containing protein, which codes for MVLPCANPLSRTQSTVKVALGDRVLRWEVTETFVNRGPRVAEADYIFPLPAGAAFEDLKLSINGELVAGETMSAEKARGIYEEIVRRQRDPALVEWMGSGMLRTRIFPIAPGEEKKVVVRYQSVATREGDALRIDYRRGTDPNAGTARPVEPTTRGGEREDWTSFTLVYQREGRYGEPYSPTHTLRTRDEGRTRAVEARGSASEVAVLLPLRHADAASINVLTHAPSDDARGFALFTVSPPSTPRRTLPRDVTFVVDVSGSMQGSKIQQAREAGRALLASLRPEDRFRIVDFSTDVRSFRDGFTSATAANLREGRRYLDGLRAEGSTNISGALESALSERTDGERLPLVVFVTDGEPTVGERNADRIAALAGRLRGQARVFAIGVSAQVNAGLIEQLAVEGRGTAHFVRNEESVERTVALLASRLNAPVLTDVRLTVDGVRLAQVLPSGTMDLFAGQDLVVLARYSGSGSARVRVTGTSVDGPVTWSTTARFVEDDRRNPFVARLWAAQRIGWLAADKRRNGGSRELDREIRSLGERYGIPTEFSSYLVVEPGMQVASRDSASPANVQPMVLRDAMVGASAGGRGTVQSAAAPPMASNEVRFEAARAAAKQRELKSAADIDESERRADRRQVGGRLFTQANGVWTDVRWTPKLRLVTVKPYSAAYFELVQRLDQLAEPFALGDRVIVAGRAVAIELSPTGAERLTADALATIVRDW